The Fictibacillus arsenicus genome contains a region encoding:
- the thiD gene encoding bifunctional hydroxymethylpyrimidine kinase/phosphomethylpyrimidine kinase, whose protein sequence is MGQLIKVCKALTVAGSDSGGGAGIQADVKTFQEFGVYGMSVLTAVTAQNTTGVQGVYPVPLDGLEQQLTSIGSDLKPDAVKTGMLFSGEYIESVAFFIKKFGWSNLVVDPVMVAKGGASLLGEEALEAMKMYMLPLAKVITPNIPEAEALTGIEITGDEARHEAARILFNMGADYVVIKGGHMEDEFVSDLVYNGNEMCELIDKRVYTKNTHGTGCTFSAAVAAELAYGKTMENAVRNAKKFIQTAIEHGIDVGSGHGPVNHFAYRRILHEQH, encoded by the coding sequence ATGGGACAATTAATCAAAGTATGCAAAGCACTGACAGTCGCTGGTTCTGACAGTGGAGGCGGTGCAGGTATTCAGGCTGACGTGAAGACATTCCAGGAATTTGGTGTGTACGGAATGTCTGTACTAACTGCCGTTACGGCACAAAACACGACGGGTGTCCAAGGGGTGTATCCAGTTCCTCTGGATGGATTGGAGCAGCAGTTAACGTCAATCGGAAGCGACCTTAAGCCTGACGCAGTAAAAACAGGTATGCTATTTTCAGGTGAATATATTGAAAGTGTTGCCTTTTTTATTAAAAAGTTTGGCTGGAGCAACCTGGTCGTCGATCCTGTTATGGTTGCGAAAGGCGGGGCAAGTCTTCTAGGTGAGGAGGCTCTAGAAGCGATGAAAATGTATATGCTGCCCCTCGCCAAAGTAATCACACCTAATATACCTGAAGCTGAAGCGCTGACAGGGATAGAGATTACGGGTGATGAAGCAAGACATGAAGCGGCTCGCATCCTGTTTAATATGGGCGCTGATTATGTGGTGATAAAAGGCGGACATATGGAAGATGAGTTTGTTTCAGACCTTGTCTACAACGGTAATGAAATGTGTGAACTTATTGATAAACGAGTTTACACAAAAAATACACACGGTACTGGCTGCACATTCTCAGCAGCAGTTGCAGCTGAATTAGCTTACGGAAAAACGATGGAAAACGCTGTTCGAAATGCGAAAAAGTTTATCCAGACGGCGATCGAACATGGTATTGATGTCGGTTCCGGACATGGACCTGTAAATCATTTTGCTTATAGGAGGATTCTTCATGAACAACACTAG
- the thiM gene encoding hydroxyethylthiazole kinase, with translation MNNTRIQEWKAFVEQIRKERPLVHHITNNVTMNFLANGVLAAGGSPIMVHDAREVEDAVAVSDALVLNIGTLEEAAAESMKLALRKAMHCGVPVVLDPVGVGLSSFRQETIKELLSEYSQSKEVSPQTILTICGNAAEMKFLAGLGWDGRGADGDLGNSEGDLHQLAIAVAKQTGCIIAMTGEKDVVSDGERVIELSHGHSMLSLVTGTGCFATSMIALYQANQKDEAVHKLSFLERTALALLMLTKAAEEAVKTSRGPGSFQTKLLDELFLLETTESIWQDKINWLERSPAVERGAHK, from the coding sequence ATGAACAACACTAGAATACAAGAATGGAAAGCATTTGTAGAACAGATTAGGAAAGAGCGGCCGCTAGTCCACCATATTACGAATAATGTAACGATGAACTTTCTCGCCAACGGTGTTCTGGCAGCGGGTGGAAGTCCTATCATGGTTCATGACGCGCGGGAAGTAGAAGACGCAGTTGCTGTGTCCGACGCATTGGTACTTAACATCGGAACTTTGGAAGAAGCCGCAGCTGAATCTATGAAACTTGCACTTCGTAAAGCGATGCACTGTGGAGTGCCTGTCGTCCTTGATCCCGTAGGAGTAGGACTCTCTTCATTCCGCCAGGAAACCATCAAAGAATTGTTGTCAGAATATTCACAATCGAAGGAAGTCAGTCCCCAAACAATTCTGACAATTTGCGGGAATGCAGCAGAGATGAAATTTCTCGCTGGTCTTGGCTGGGATGGCCGGGGAGCGGACGGCGACCTCGGCAATTCTGAAGGTGATTTACACCAGCTTGCAATAGCTGTTGCAAAACAGACGGGGTGTATTATAGCAATGACGGGTGAGAAGGATGTCGTTTCAGATGGAGAGAGGGTTATCGAACTTTCACATGGTCACTCGATGCTTTCGCTAGTGACAGGGACTGGCTGTTTTGCTACTTCAATGATTGCGCTGTATCAGGCTAATCAAAAAGATGAAGCAGTACACAAACTTTCTTTTCTAGAGCGCACTGCTCTTGCGCTTCTGATGCTCACGAAAGCGGCAGAGGAAGCTGTGAAAACATCGAGAGGACCAGGAAGCTTTCAAACAAAGCTTTTAGATGAACTTTTTTTATTAGAAACTACGGAATCCATTTGGCAGGATAAGATCAACTGGCTTGAGAGATCACCAGCAGTTGAGAGAGGTGCACACAAATGA
- the thiE gene encoding thiamine phosphate synthase — translation MTEILQVNLAHKLSLYFVAGTMNCESPESFHEILLQAVKGGITAFQYREKGAKSLIGENRLEAAKRAKEICRDHGVLFIVNDDLKLMKAVDADGLHVGQTDGSLAFIRKETEGKILGVSAHTLAEAKDAVDHGADYIGAGPIYATVTKPDAQEPVGTGIFQEFRTNEISVPVVGIGGISLDNAASVISAGADGAAIISAISQSQDPFKTSRKLLMDILNAKRGL, via the coding sequence ATGACAGAAATCTTACAAGTGAACCTGGCTCATAAGCTATCACTCTATTTTGTAGCAGGTACGATGAACTGTGAGTCTCCAGAGTCTTTTCATGAAATTCTTCTTCAGGCTGTTAAAGGCGGCATCACAGCTTTTCAATACCGTGAAAAAGGCGCAAAGTCTTTAATAGGTGAAAATCGGTTAGAAGCAGCAAAGAGGGCTAAAGAAATTTGCAGGGATCATGGAGTGCTTTTTATTGTGAACGATGATCTGAAATTGATGAAAGCTGTGGATGCTGATGGTCTTCACGTCGGACAGACAGACGGGAGCTTAGCTTTTATTCGCAAAGAGACAGAAGGCAAGATCCTCGGCGTTTCCGCGCATACCCTTGCTGAGGCAAAAGATGCTGTTGATCACGGGGCTGACTATATCGGAGCAGGTCCCATCTACGCAACTGTTACCAAACCTGATGCGCAGGAGCCTGTAGGAACAGGGATTTTCCAAGAGTTCCGAACAAACGAGATAAGCGTTCCTGTAGTTGGAATTGGCGGAATCTCTTTGGATAATGCTGCATCTGTTATCAGTGCTGGTGCAGATGGAGCGGCAATCATCTCAGCGATCAGTCAGTCACAAGATCCGTTCAAAACATCTCGGAAATTGCTCATGGACATATTAAACGCAAAGAGGGGATTGTAA
- the thiW gene encoding energy coupling factor transporter S component ThiW yields MSVQKLTLMAMFVAIGTLASHILWIPAGVAKAFPVQHAINVIAGVILGPLPAVIVAFAIGLLRNLIGVGSLLAFPGGMIGALLAGYFYRRAKTYRAAAAGEWIGTGLIGAVIAVPVAALFLGSKTGAFFFVLPFLTSSVAGGIIGWMVLRLIRKSSYVNLNAESHEKSI; encoded by the coding sequence ATTTCAGTTCAAAAGCTTACACTCATGGCAATGTTTGTTGCTATAGGCACTCTGGCTTCACACATATTGTGGATTCCAGCAGGTGTTGCAAAAGCTTTTCCAGTTCAGCATGCGATAAATGTCATCGCTGGTGTAATATTAGGCCCTCTGCCTGCAGTGATTGTAGCTTTCGCGATAGGGCTTTTGCGTAATTTGATTGGTGTCGGTTCGCTGCTTGCCTTTCCAGGTGGGATGATTGGAGCATTGTTAGCGGGGTATTTTTATAGAAGAGCTAAAACTTATAGAGCAGCAGCGGCAGGTGAGTGGATCGGAACAGGTCTTATAGGAGCGGTAATTGCAGTTCCGGTCGCAGCCCTTTTCTTAGGATCAAAGACAGGTGCATTTTTCTTTGTGCTTCCGTTTCTCACAAGTTCTGTTGCCGGTGGAATTATTGGATGGATGGTACTCAGGTTGATTAGAAAAAGTTCATACGTAAATCTGAATGCAGAGTCACACGAAAAATCTATTTAA
- a CDS encoding winged helix-turn-helix domain-containing protein, which yields MNRNQTVPETFIVTEPEQAAALLHPVRSEIISLLKEPRSATELSKVMNDSAQKVNYHLKTLEKVGLVMRAGTRNVRNLVEVLYRSAGKTFLLSDSLGLSQETIRKLKGQTALAHVLSLTEKIKRDAVSLMEEAENEEIPSAVMEMELSLLGVEERQAFLQDYSNMLSELIKKHHDPKQGKSTTFHVSMAMYPKPEGGGTT from the coding sequence GTGAATAGGAATCAAACCGTACCAGAAACATTTATCGTCACAGAGCCAGAACAGGCTGCAGCACTTCTGCATCCTGTCAGGTCAGAGATCATAAGCTTATTGAAGGAACCGAGATCTGCGACAGAACTATCAAAAGTGATGAATGATTCCGCTCAAAAGGTGAATTATCATCTAAAGACACTGGAAAAAGTCGGTCTTGTTATGAGGGCAGGCACAAGGAATGTAAGAAACCTTGTAGAAGTTCTTTATAGAAGTGCGGGGAAAACTTTTCTGTTATCTGATTCACTCGGTCTGTCACAAGAAACCATCCGAAAACTGAAGGGTCAGACTGCACTAGCTCATGTATTATCTTTAACGGAGAAAATAAAACGAGACGCCGTATCCCTTATGGAAGAGGCTGAGAATGAGGAAATTCCGAGTGCAGTCATGGAGATGGAGCTCTCACTTTTAGGCGTAGAAGAACGGCAAGCTTTTTTACAAGATTACTCAAACATGCTTTCAGAACTGATTAAAAAACACCATGATCCAAAACAGGGAAAATCCACAACGTTTCATGTTTCAATGGCGATGTACCCAAAACCTGAAGGAGGCGGCACAACGTGA
- the clpP gene encoding ATP-dependent Clp endopeptidase proteolytic subunit ClpP — protein sequence MNLIPMVVESTNRGERSYDIYSRLLKDRIIMLGSAIDDNVANSIVAQLLFLAAEDPDKDISIYINSPGGSVTAGLAIYDTIQFIKPDVSTICIGMAASMGAVLLVAGAKGKRYALPNAEVMIHQPLGGTQGQASDMAIHAKRILQTRELLNKIISDRSGQPIEKVEKDTDRDYFMSAEEAVKYGIIDKVIEKI from the coding sequence ATGAACTTAATTCCAATGGTTGTTGAATCCACGAACCGCGGTGAGCGTTCGTATGATATTTATTCAAGGCTGCTAAAAGACCGTATTATCATGCTTGGAAGTGCTATTGATGATAATGTGGCAAATTCAATCGTCGCACAGCTTCTTTTTCTTGCTGCTGAAGATCCAGATAAAGACATTTCCATCTACATTAATTCACCAGGGGGCTCAGTAACTGCAGGCCTGGCGATCTATGACACGATTCAATTTATTAAACCAGATGTGTCCACAATCTGTATCGGCATGGCAGCATCTATGGGTGCAGTTCTATTAGTGGCTGGCGCTAAAGGAAAGCGTTATGCGCTTCCGAACGCAGAAGTCATGATCCACCAGCCGCTCGGCGGAACACAAGGGCAGGCATCTGACATGGCCATCCACGCAAAACGAATTCTGCAGACACGCGAGCTCTTAAATAAAATCATCTCAGACCGCTCCGGACAGCCTATTGAAAAAGTAGAAAAAGACACAGACCGCGACTACTTCATGTCAGCAGAAGAAGCAGTAAAATATGGGATCATCGACAAAGTGATAGAGAAGATTTAA
- a CDS encoding MFS transporter, with the protein MATSTEKTPSLASSQQKTIYSILFAISFVHLLNDSMQAVIPAIFPILEKSMGLTFTQLGWIAFTLNITSSVMQPIVGWYTDKTTSPYLLPFGMMASLIGMLGIAFADSFYMIIISVIGIGLGSAVFHPEGSRVAYMAAGNQRGLAQSIYQVGGNSGTSLAPVMTALVFVPLGQFGAVWFTSFAAIAIFVLFYVSGWYARQLAHFPRVKKQTGEKKAIDKKRKNQVIMAMALLVFLVFGRSWYFSGISNYYQFYLIHDYDLTIRQAQIYLFVFMASGVLGTFFGGPIADRLGKRNMIFWSMVGTAPLALLLPHVGLWAVAPLFFMIGFILNTSFSVTVVYAQELVPGRIGMVSGLIVGLAFGMGALGSVVLGKVADVTSISYTMLLISFLPLLGLLTVMLPTDRTLEKWSRE; encoded by the coding sequence ATGGCCACATCAACAGAAAAGACGCCAAGCTTAGCGTCTTCGCAGCAGAAGACCATTTATTCAATTTTATTTGCTATTAGTTTTGTTCACTTGTTAAATGACTCGATGCAGGCTGTTATTCCTGCGATTTTTCCAATCTTAGAGAAATCGATGGGGCTTACTTTTACACAGCTCGGGTGGATTGCTTTCACGCTCAACATTACTTCGTCTGTAATGCAGCCAATCGTTGGCTGGTATACGGATAAAACGACCTCTCCGTATTTACTGCCTTTTGGCATGATGGCCAGTTTAATAGGTATGCTAGGGATTGCTTTTGCCGATTCGTTTTATATGATAATCATTTCTGTTATTGGAATTGGACTCGGATCTGCGGTATTTCATCCTGAAGGTTCAAGAGTTGCTTATATGGCTGCAGGAAATCAGCGCGGTCTTGCCCAGTCAATCTACCAAGTTGGAGGGAACTCTGGGACTTCACTGGCACCTGTGATGACTGCGCTTGTTTTTGTTCCGCTTGGTCAATTTGGGGCAGTATGGTTTACTTCGTTTGCGGCGATCGCTATTTTTGTTCTGTTTTATGTATCAGGCTGGTACGCTAGACAGCTTGCTCATTTTCCTCGCGTAAAAAAACAGACCGGTGAGAAAAAAGCGATTGATAAAAAACGTAAAAATCAAGTCATTATGGCGATGGCACTTCTTGTTTTCCTCGTGTTCGGACGGTCTTGGTATTTCTCAGGAATCAGCAACTATTATCAGTTCTATCTGATTCATGATTACGATTTGACCATCCGACAGGCGCAAATTTATTTATTTGTATTCATGGCGTCCGGGGTGCTTGGTACATTCTTCGGGGGACCGATTGCAGACCGTTTAGGAAAGAGGAACATGATCTTTTGGTCGATGGTCGGAACAGCACCATTGGCACTTCTTTTGCCGCATGTGGGATTATGGGCAGTAGCGCCGTTGTTTTTTATGATCGGGTTTATTTTAAACACAAGCTTCTCTGTTACAGTGGTTTATGCGCAAGAATTAGTTCCTGGAAGGATTGGAATGGTTTCAGGATTAATTGTAGGTCTTGCATTCGGAATGGGAGCACTCGGTTCAGTTGTGCTCGGGAAGGTAGCGGATGTTACAAGCATTTCATACACCATGCTGCTCATCAGCTTTTTACCTTTGTTAGGGCTGTT